One Candidatus Zixiibacteriota bacterium DNA segment encodes these proteins:
- a CDS encoding helix-turn-helix transcriptional regulator yields the protein MAIKINLDLMLVKKKMSLTELASRIGISVTNLSLLKTGKVKGIRFSTLEAICRELECQPGDILEYEPDFV from the coding sequence ATGGCTATAAAGATTAACCTCGATTTGATGCTGGTGAAGAAAAAGATGTCACTTACCGAGTTGGCGTCACGTATAGGAATCTCGGTCACCAACCTTTCGCTTCTGAAAACGGGAAAGGTCAAAGGAATCCGATTCAGCACCCTCGAAGCAATCTGCCGCGAACTGGAATGTCAGCCCGGTGATATTTTGGAATATGAGCCGGATTTTGTCTGA
- a CDS encoding bacteriohemerythrin, producing MAFVKWVKDFSIEVVGIDNQHKRMVSMINRLHKSIPAGAVDSEIDLVLKSLVDYTQYHFAAEEELMQEIQFPDYQRHRRLHLDLTAQVTDMMVTLKHGKELTVFELITFLKRWLVEHIIKEDRKIGDAIAARVGNA from the coding sequence GTGGCGTTCGTCAAATGGGTAAAGGATTTCAGCATCGAGGTCGTCGGTATCGACAATCAGCACAAGCGAATGGTCAGCATGATCAACCGGTTACACAAGTCAATCCCGGCCGGGGCAGTGGATTCGGAAATTGACCTGGTATTGAAATCGCTGGTCGATTATACGCAATACCATTTTGCCGCTGAAGAAGAGTTGATGCAAGAGATACAGTTTCCGGATTATCAGCGGCATCGGCGATTGCATCTTGACCTGACGGCGCAGGTGACCGACATGATGGTCACCCTTAAGCATGGAAAAGAGCTGACGGTATTTGAGCTGATTACATTCTTGAAGAGATGGTTAGTAGAGCATATAATCAAAGAAGACCGAAAGATTGGCGATGCCATCGCTGCCAGAGTCGGGAATGCTTAG
- a CDS encoding tRNA-binding protein — MEKSGTISWDDFARLELRAGTVVRVEDFPQAHKPAYKLWVDLGDLGIRQSSAQLTKLYKKEDLIGRQVIAVTNFAPKNIAGFKSELLVTGFVFDNGDVVLAQPERKVPNGSLLA, encoded by the coding sequence ATGGAAAAATCCGGGACTATTTCCTGGGATGATTTTGCCCGCTTGGAACTGCGCGCCGGCACCGTGGTGCGGGTGGAGGACTTTCCCCAGGCGCACAAACCGGCATACAAACTCTGGGTCGATTTGGGCGACCTGGGAATCCGCCAATCAAGCGCTCAACTGACAAAACTGTATAAAAAGGAAGACCTGATAGGACGTCAGGTAATAGCCGTTACCAACTTTGCCCCGAAGAACATTGCCGGCTTCAAATCAGAACTGCTGGTGACCGGATTTGTCTTTGACAATGGCGATGTGGTCCTGGCACAGCCGGAGAGAAAGGTTCCCAACGGGAGTCTTCTGGCTTAG
- a CDS encoding bifunctional acetate--CoA ligase family protein/GNAT family N-acetyltransferase, with protein MAERINSLDRIFNPRRIALLGVTINPNSVGGKVLSNLVGGGFRGVVYPVNPESEAVLGIQCYPNVKSLPKVPDLAVICTPAEEVPQAVREAGQAGIRGVIIMSAGFKETGPVGRALEEQVSREAAKFDGMRIIGPNCLGFIVPGLKLNVSFASGMPRAGNVAFISQSGALCTSVLDWAIEGKIGFSHFISIGNTLDVGFGDLIDYFGEDINTKAIILYIESISFARRFMTAARAFARTKPILAYKAGRFPESAQVAASHTGAMASEDAVFDAAFQRVGVTRVYDIGEIFDCAELLGRNKVARGSRLGIITNAGGPGVMATDALIQEKGSLAVLADETIARLNETLPAAWSHRNPVDVLGDTNSKRIEKAMQIMLDDFGVDAALVILTPQAMTNPAATARVVGKLAMESKKPILAAWLGGGSMREGIQILIDSGVPTYQTPEQAVRAFMTLVEYGRNLEILYETPRDINIQFLADREKNREAFVAKHFGRNEILSEEVSKSLLESYGIATTRPLPAATSDDAVRIANKIGYPVVLKIFSPDITHKTDVGGVALNLDDEVMVRAAFEKIVAAAKSQRPQARIEGVTVQPMIDIRDSVELIAGIKKDPVFGTVMLVGMGGITAELLGDKSLGFPPLNERLARRMLESLKIWPLLNGYRGRPAVNIDELVEVLVRLSYLAADYPEIKELDINPLMASPQEIIALDARVVIDLEIFGKEIEPYSHLALRPYPEKYLKKINLKDGTEVTFRPIKPEDEPLWMALLASCSKETIYSRFRYSFHWNSHEVATRFCYIDYDREIAIVAETEEKGERKLLGVGRLIADPEHETVEYAVLIADAWQKKELGSMLTDYCMDVARKWKLKKIVAQTTADNRPMISVFEKRGFKIAIDPTDSTVEVEKEIA; from the coding sequence ATGGCAGAACGAATAAACAGCCTCGACCGCATCTTCAACCCCAGGCGCATTGCCCTGCTCGGCGTCACCATCAATCCCAACAGCGTCGGGGGAAAAGTTCTGAGCAACCTGGTAGGCGGCGGATTTCGCGGAGTCGTTTATCCGGTCAATCCCGAAAGCGAAGCGGTGCTGGGAATTCAATGCTACCCGAACGTTAAATCGCTCCCTAAAGTCCCCGACCTGGCGGTAATCTGCACTCCGGCAGAAGAGGTCCCTCAGGCGGTTAGAGAAGCGGGCCAAGCCGGAATTCGGGGAGTGATTATTATGTCCGCGGGATTCAAGGAGACCGGTCCTGTCGGGCGGGCGCTGGAAGAGCAGGTCAGCCGGGAAGCGGCTAAGTTTGACGGTATGCGGATTATCGGTCCCAATTGCCTCGGCTTTATTGTCCCCGGCCTGAAATTGAATGTCAGTTTTGCTTCCGGTATGCCCAGAGCCGGAAATGTCGCCTTTATTTCGCAATCGGGCGCGCTGTGCACGTCGGTTCTCGATTGGGCGATTGAAGGAAAAATCGGATTTTCTCATTTTATCTCTATCGGGAATACCCTCGATGTCGGCTTCGGCGACCTGATTGACTATTTCGGCGAGGATATCAACACCAAGGCGATAATTCTTTATATCGAGTCGATAAGTTTTGCGCGACGCTTTATGACGGCGGCGCGCGCTTTCGCCCGAACCAAACCGATACTGGCGTATAAGGCGGGACGATTCCCGGAATCGGCGCAGGTCGCCGCCTCCCACACCGGAGCGATGGCATCGGAAGATGCTGTCTTTGACGCCGCCTTTCAGCGGGTCGGAGTAACAAGGGTCTATGATATCGGGGAGATCTTCGACTGCGCCGAACTTCTGGGTCGCAACAAAGTCGCTCGCGGCTCAAGATTGGGAATTATCACCAACGCCGGCGGACCGGGGGTGATGGCGACTGATGCCTTGATTCAGGAGAAGGGAAGTCTGGCAGTTCTTGCGGATGAGACCATTGCCAGACTGAACGAGACGCTCCCGGCGGCCTGGTCACATCGAAACCCGGTCGATGTCCTGGGAGACACCAACTCCAAACGGATTGAGAAGGCAATGCAGATTATGCTGGATGATTTCGGGGTCGATGCCGCGCTGGTTATTCTGACTCCGCAGGCGATGACCAATCCTGCCGCCACGGCCAGAGTGGTCGGAAAACTGGCGATGGAATCTAAAAAACCGATTCTGGCGGCATGGTTGGGGGGCGGCTCGATGCGGGAGGGAATTCAGATTCTTATCGATAGCGGCGTGCCTACCTATCAAACCCCGGAGCAGGCGGTACGGGCATTCATGACGCTGGTCGAATATGGCCGGAATCTGGAAATTCTGTATGAAACTCCCCGGGATATCAACATTCAGTTTCTTGCCGACCGGGAAAAGAATCGGGAGGCTTTTGTCGCCAAGCATTTTGGAAGAAATGAAATCTTGTCTGAAGAAGTCTCCAAATCGCTACTGGAATCTTACGGCATTGCCACGACTCGACCCCTGCCGGCGGCGACATCCGATGACGCGGTGCGGATTGCCAATAAAATCGGCTACCCGGTGGTTCTCAAAATTTTCTCTCCGGATATTACCCATAAAACTGATGTCGGCGGAGTGGCGCTCAATCTCGATGATGAGGTGATGGTCCGCGCCGCTTTCGAGAAGATTGTTGCTGCGGCCAAAAGCCAGAGGCCTCAAGCGCGCATTGAAGGCGTAACAGTTCAGCCTATGATTGACATTCGCGACTCGGTCGAGTTAATCGCCGGCATTAAGAAAGACCCGGTCTTTGGAACCGTTATGCTGGTCGGAATGGGCGGTATAACCGCCGAACTTCTGGGAGACAAGAGTCTCGGATTCCCGCCTCTCAATGAACGTCTGGCGCGGCGGATGCTCGAGTCGCTCAAGATATGGCCCTTGCTGAATGGTTATCGGGGACGGCCGGCAGTCAATATCGATGAACTGGTAGAAGTACTGGTTCGCCTATCGTACCTTGCCGCCGACTATCCGGAAATAAAAGAGCTGGATATAAACCCGCTTATGGCCTCACCCCAGGAAATAATCGCCCTGGATGCCCGCGTGGTTATAGACCTGGAGATATTCGGAAAGGAGATTGAACCATATTCCCATTTGGCTCTTCGTCCTTACCCTGAAAAATATCTGAAAAAAATCAATTTAAAAGACGGCACGGAAGTGACATTCAGACCTATTAAACCGGAAGATGAGCCGCTCTGGATGGCGCTTCTTGCCTCCTGCTCCAAAGAAACCATTTATTCCCGATTCCGCTATTCATTCCATTGGAATTCGCATGAAGTCGCCACCCGCTTCTGCTATATCGATTATGACCGCGAAATCGCGATTGTCGCCGAGACTGAAGAGAAAGGGGAACGGAAACTTCTGGGAGTGGGGCGCCTGATTGCCGACCCCGAGCATGAGACGGTCGAATATGCGGTTCTAATCGCCGATGCCTGGCAGAAAAAAGAGTTGGGGAGTATGCTGACCGATTACTGCATGGATGTCGCCCGCAAGTGGAAGCTCAAAAAAATCGTGGCGCAGACCACCGCCGACAATCGCCCCATGATTTCGGTTTTCGAAAAAAGGGGATTCAAAATCGCTATCGACCCGACCGATTCCACGGTGGAAGTCGAAAAGGAAATTGCCTGA
- a CDS encoding T9SS type A sorting domain-containing protein yields the protein MKSIVNVIAVCLLIVAFFSAASGGNLPSNLKPRLVDNESFINANSILMFITNRGLFGRDISGHFGYDYGTFYPYFSIAQIENGTEIKSPLFSGGLWLGGKVSGETRVAVAEFGTEFWPGPMEGNTYISDADTVTAFRVYKLYSDSMQSNPNTDYLEWPLSQGAPVDGSSNPLLLGNQTLFSVYNDANPSTHNLTAGSSAPLGIEVRQLTWASESTSRSRIIYLEYRLFNRSTENISDFYLSIFLDPDIGGTQDDLTGCDTLSGIIFSYNATNSDAVYGSAPPAIGVKMLYGPIISSMDDTAYFFGARLPGFKNLAFSSFISYPNGDDPQSAEESYNLMRGLRRNGLPLANGTKFSYPGDPVTGTGDLQTIAGNPHFVGTFGPIDFPAGDSQYVLVKLGIGQGSDRLSSLTDLRYILNLPDSLHSDIPDISHPLPEAFILEQNHPNPFNAETVIEFSIVRPGYLELAIYNLLGQKVAAPFEGIPARGVNRVSWNAHDYLGKPLPSGIYFYRLSSDEFSLTKKMILLR from the coding sequence ATGAAATCAATAGTTAATGTAATCGCCGTTTGTTTGTTAATCGTGGCTTTTTTTTCAGCTGCTTCGGGGGGAAATCTCCCATCCAACTTGAAACCGAGGCTGGTTGACAATGAGAGTTTCATCAATGCCAATTCCATCTTGATGTTCATCACTAACCGGGGGCTGTTCGGACGAGATATTTCGGGGCATTTTGGATATGACTATGGGACATTTTATCCTTATTTCAGTATCGCTCAAATTGAAAACGGAACCGAAATAAAATCTCCGCTATTTTCGGGTGGTCTCTGGCTGGGGGGAAAAGTCTCGGGAGAAACGCGCGTCGCGGTTGCTGAATTCGGCACGGAATTCTGGCCCGGTCCGATGGAGGGAAACACATATATCTCCGACGCCGACACTGTAACCGCCTTTCGCGTTTACAAGCTGTACTCCGACAGCATGCAGAGCAACCCAAATACCGATTACCTGGAGTGGCCTCTGTCACAGGGGGCGCCGGTCGATGGAAGCAGCAATCCGCTGCTTCTGGGCAATCAGACCCTGTTCTCCGTTTACAATGATGCCAATCCCTCTACGCATAATCTTACCGCCGGCTCCAGCGCCCCGCTGGGGATAGAAGTGCGTCAGTTGACCTGGGCGTCAGAGTCAACCTCGCGCTCAAGAATCATTTACTTGGAATATCGTCTCTTCAACAGGTCAACCGAGAATATCTCCGATTTCTATCTTTCCATATTTCTCGACCCGGATATCGGAGGAACTCAGGACGACCTGACTGGATGCGACACCCTCTCCGGCATCATCTTTTCTTATAACGCTACCAACAGCGATGCTGTCTATGGCAGCGCGCCTCCGGCAATCGGAGTGAAGATGCTGTATGGACCGATTATTAGTTCAATGGACGATACCGCCTATTTCTTTGGAGCCAGACTGCCGGGATTCAAGAATCTTGCGTTCAGTTCTTTTATCAGTTATCCCAATGGCGATGACCCGCAGAGCGCCGAGGAGAGTTATAACCTGATGAGGGGTTTGCGACGGAATGGGTTGCCTTTAGCCAACGGGACCAAATTCAGTTACCCCGGCGACCCGGTCACCGGGACCGGCGATTTGCAGACTATCGCCGGGAATCCCCATTTTGTTGGAACCTTTGGGCCTATCGATTTCCCCGCCGGCGACAGCCAGTATGTGCTGGTGAAACTGGGTATCGGACAAGGGAGCGACCGTCTCAGTTCCCTCACAGATCTGCGCTACATCCTGAATCTTCCCGATTCACTGCACAGCGATATTCCGGACATATCGCACCCCCTTCCCGAAGCGTTCATCCTGGAGCAAAATCATCCCAATCCTTTCAACGCCGAGACAGTCATTGAATTTTCTATTGTCCGTCCCGGATATTTAGAACTGGCGATATATAATCTTCTCGGACAGAAAGTGGCGGCACCATTTGAAGGGATACCGGCGCGCGGCGTAAATCGTGTCAGTTGGAATGCCCATGATTATCTGGGAAAGCCTCTTCCTTCTGGAATCTATTTCTATCGTCTCTCATCAGATGAATTCAGTCTGACCAAGAAGATGATACTCTTGAGGTAG
- a CDS encoding aconitate hydratase, with translation MGKSLAHKIIESHLVSGEMKPGSEIGIKIDQVLVQDITGTQVFLHFEAIGIDRIGARLAVCYADHNVLQVKPENMEDHLYLQSAAKKFGVWYSKAANGIGHQIHLEHFAVPGETAVGADSHTPHCGGVGMIAIGAGGLDVAVAMGGGAYNFVMPRIVNIYLTGELKPWSSAKDVILEMLRRITIRGGLGNIYEFSGPGVKTLNAQQRVTITNMGTELGATTSLFPSDEITRDFFARIGRPGDWREMLSDKDAQYDDRMELDLSRIEPLVALPSLPDKVVPVSDVAGTKVEQVIVGSCTNGAYADLKAVAKIMKGKQVHPEVNFIIHPASRMALELLAEEGFLTDLLKAGVNVAEPTCGACIGTGHVPAPGTNSVRAINRNFRGRSGLKDDQVYLVSPETAAATAIAGVITDPRTMNLKAPESELPSRINQDNPNLVPPASVDEAARLEIRRGPNIVPAAPKDILQDQISGEILIKVEDDISTDHIMPASAEILAFRSNIPKISEFVFYRLDPTFSARAREKNGGFIVGGENYGQGSSREHAALAPMYLGIKGVIAKSFARIHHSNLINFGLLPLLFEDKKDYDRLSQGDILEISDCLDSVDRMNFTITNKSKGFSFKAKVNLTARQKELLKLGGLLTYTRKTGLKGK, from the coding sequence ATGGGCAAGTCATTGGCGCATAAAATAATCGAGTCGCATCTGGTCTCCGGTGAAATGAAACCCGGGTCGGAAATAGGTATCAAAATCGACCAGGTGCTGGTGCAGGATATTACCGGTACGCAGGTATTTCTCCATTTTGAGGCGATCGGAATCGACCGTATTGGGGCCCGTTTGGCGGTCTGCTACGCCGACCACAATGTTCTTCAGGTCAAGCCGGAGAATATGGAAGACCATCTCTATCTGCAGTCGGCGGCTAAGAAATTCGGCGTCTGGTATTCCAAAGCGGCGAACGGCATAGGCCATCAGATTCATCTGGAGCATTTCGCGGTTCCGGGGGAAACGGCGGTCGGGGCCGACAGCCATACCCCGCACTGCGGCGGAGTCGGGATGATTGCTATCGGCGCGGGGGGGCTTGATGTTGCCGTCGCCATGGGGGGCGGGGCGTACAATTTTGTCATGCCCAGAATTGTCAACATCTACTTGACCGGAGAACTCAAACCCTGGTCAAGCGCTAAAGATGTTATACTGGAGATGCTTCGAAGAATCACCATTCGCGGAGGATTGGGGAATATTTATGAATTTTCCGGTCCCGGAGTCAAAACCCTCAACGCCCAGCAGAGAGTTACCATCACCAATATGGGAACAGAATTAGGCGCCACGACCAGCCTTTTCCCCAGTGACGAAATCACCCGCGATTTCTTTGCCCGTATCGGGCGTCCCGGGGATTGGAGAGAGATGCTTTCGGACAAAGATGCTCAGTATGATGACCGGATGGAGCTGGACCTCTCCCGTATCGAGCCGCTGGTGGCGCTTCCCTCGCTTCCCGACAAAGTTGTGCCGGTCAGTGACGTTGCGGGCACCAAAGTGGAGCAGGTGATTGTCGGGAGTTGCACCAATGGCGCTTATGCCGACCTGAAGGCGGTGGCGAAGATAATGAAAGGAAAGCAGGTTCATCCTGAGGTCAATTTTATCATACATCCGGCAAGCCGGATGGCGCTGGAACTTCTGGCGGAAGAAGGATTTCTGACCGACCTGCTCAAAGCCGGGGTCAATGTCGCCGAGCCGACCTGCGGCGCCTGTATCGGGACCGGCCATGTCCCGGCGCCCGGCACAAATTCGGTGCGGGCGATAAATCGAAATTTCCGCGGAAGAAGCGGCCTGAAAGATGACCAGGTCTATCTGGTCAGCCCCGAAACGGCGGCCGCAACCGCTATCGCCGGTGTCATAACCGACCCGAGGACGATGAATCTGAAAGCGCCGGAGTCGGAGTTGCCGTCACGTATTAATCAGGATAATCCCAATCTGGTGCCGCCGGCGTCGGTGGATGAAGCCGCCAGATTGGAAATCCGCAGAGGGCCCAATATTGTACCGGCTGCTCCCAAAGATATTCTTCAGGACCAAATCAGCGGCGAGATACTGATAAAAGTTGAAGATGATATCAGTACCGACCATATCATGCCGGCCTCGGCCGAGATTCTGGCGTTCCGTTCCAATATCCCGAAAATCAGCGAGTTCGTTTTTTATCGGCTCGACCCGACCTTCAGCGCCCGCGCCAGAGAGAAAAACGGCGGGTTCATTGTCGGGGGTGAGAACTACGGGCAGGGCTCCTCGCGCGAGCATGCCGCCCTGGCGCCGATGTATCTCGGAATCAAGGGAGTGATTGCCAAATCATTCGCGCGGATTCATCACTCCAACCTCATCAATTTCGGCTTACTGCCGTTACTGTTCGAAGACAAGAAAGATTATGACCGTTTGAGCCAGGGAGATATTCTGGAAATTTCTGATTGCCTTGACTCCGTGGACAGAATGAACTTCACCATCACCAACAAATCAAAGGGATTCAGTTTTAAGGCAAAGGTGAATCTCACCGCCCGTCAAAAAGAACTGCTTAAGCTGGGGGGGCTATTGACCTATACACGAAAGACCGGCTTGAAGGGAAAATAA